A portion of the Feifania hominis genome contains these proteins:
- the ileS gene encoding isoleucine--tRNA ligase — protein MSVDYNKTLNLPETDFSMRANLPTKEPEMLAAWESGGFYEKLLEKNEGKPLYILHDGPPYANGDIHTGHALNKILKDFIIRYKNMAGFKAPYVPGWDTHGLPIESQAIKKLGINRAETGPVEFRRICRDFALGYVDNQREQFKRLGVTGDWEHPYLTLTPDFEARQIEVFGEMAKKGYIYKGLRPVYWCPHDETALAEAEIEYSEDPCTSIYVKFKVKDDRGLIFDRAAGLDCYVVIWTTTTWTLPGNVAICLGPDFEYSLIRAGEEAYLVASERVDYLRQVAGLGEVEVLATYTGRELEFVTTQHPFLERDSVLIVGDHVTLDSGTGCVHTAPGFGADDFNICQNAYKGMFPVLVPVDGRGVLTEEAGELSAGLYYDKANKVIFDHLKETGALLASEQLTHQYPHCWRCKSPILFRVTEQWFCSVEDFKPQTLEAIRGVKWYPAWGEERISAMVTDRRDWCISRQRLWGVPIPIFYCRECGEPIINDATIKAVADLFRREGSDGWYAHTADEILAGAGVTCGKCGAAGFEKETDIMDVWFDSGSSHTAVLEQREGLQWPADLYLEGNDQHRGWFQSSLLTAVATRGEAPYKAVLTHGMVVDGEGRKMSKSLGNGIDPMDVVKQSGADILRLWVSSADYTGEVRLSKEILKQLSEIYRKIRNTARYILGNLTGFDVKADMVAPADMEEIDRWALSKLDELIAKVTAAYDSFEFYQVFHLVHNFCVVDMSNFYLDVIKDRLYCEGAQSPERASAQSAMFRVLDALTRMIAPILAFTAEEIWHAMPHLDGEDTESVFFNGFPKAGEGAGLVDGAKWERVHALRDDVKKALELARSEKFIGAALEGKVVLHGTPEAIGEIRAMDVDLATLFITSGVELADDGPGKGFAGESFAGVSVEVLKADGEKCERCWRYLPSVGSVAEHPTLCERCAHVVGKL, from the coding sequence ATGAGCGTGGACTACAATAAGACACTCAATTTGCCCGAGACCGACTTCTCCATGCGGGCAAATCTGCCGACGAAAGAGCCCGAGATGCTCGCGGCGTGGGAGAGCGGCGGCTTCTATGAGAAGCTGCTGGAAAAAAACGAGGGCAAGCCCCTCTACATTCTGCACGACGGCCCTCCCTACGCCAACGGCGACATTCACACCGGGCACGCGCTCAACAAGATTTTAAAGGACTTCATCATCCGCTATAAGAACATGGCGGGCTTCAAGGCCCCCTATGTGCCGGGGTGGGACACCCACGGTCTGCCCATTGAGTCGCAGGCCATCAAAAAGCTCGGCATCAACCGCGCCGAGACGGGCCCGGTCGAGTTTCGGCGCATCTGCCGCGACTTTGCGCTCGGCTATGTCGACAACCAGCGCGAGCAGTTCAAGCGCCTCGGCGTGACCGGCGACTGGGAACACCCCTATCTGACCCTCACGCCCGACTTTGAGGCGCGCCAGATCGAGGTCTTCGGCGAGATGGCCAAAAAGGGCTACATCTACAAGGGCCTGCGCCCGGTGTACTGGTGCCCCCACGACGAGACGGCTCTCGCCGAGGCGGAGATCGAGTACAGCGAGGATCCCTGCACCTCCATCTATGTGAAGTTCAAGGTCAAGGACGACAGAGGCCTGATCTTCGACAGGGCGGCGGGCCTCGACTGCTATGTCGTGATCTGGACCACCACCACCTGGACGCTGCCTGGAAACGTCGCGATCTGCCTCGGGCCGGACTTTGAGTACTCGCTCATCCGCGCCGGAGAGGAGGCCTACCTCGTCGCGAGCGAGCGGGTGGACTATCTGCGCCAGGTCGCGGGTCTCGGCGAGGTCGAGGTGCTGGCCACCTACACGGGCCGCGAGCTCGAGTTTGTCACCACGCAGCACCCGTTTCTCGAGCGCGACTCGGTGCTCATCGTGGGCGACCATGTCACACTCGACAGCGGCACCGGCTGCGTACACACCGCGCCCGGCTTTGGCGCGGACGACTTCAACATCTGCCAGAACGCCTACAAGGGCATGTTCCCGGTTCTCGTGCCGGTGGACGGGCGCGGCGTTCTCACCGAGGAGGCGGGCGAGCTCTCGGCCGGCCTCTACTACGACAAGGCGAACAAGGTCATCTTCGACCATCTCAAAGAGACGGGCGCTCTGCTCGCGAGCGAGCAGCTGACCCACCAGTATCCCCACTGCTGGCGGTGTAAGAGCCCGATTCTCTTCCGCGTCACCGAGCAGTGGTTCTGCTCGGTGGAGGATTTCAAGCCCCAGACGCTCGAGGCGATTCGCGGGGTGAAGTGGTACCCGGCCTGGGGCGAGGAGCGCATCAGCGCCATGGTCACCGACCGGCGCGACTGGTGCATCTCGCGGCAGCGTCTGTGGGGCGTGCCGATTCCGATCTTCTACTGCCGCGAGTGCGGCGAGCCCATCATCAACGACGCGACCATCAAGGCGGTGGCCGACCTCTTCCGCCGCGAGGGCAGCGACGGCTGGTATGCGCACACGGCCGACGAGATTCTCGCCGGGGCGGGCGTCACCTGCGGCAAGTGCGGCGCGGCGGGCTTTGAGAAGGAGACCGACATCATGGACGTCTGGTTCGACTCCGGCTCGTCGCACACGGCTGTGCTCGAGCAGCGCGAGGGGCTCCAGTGGCCGGCCGACCTCTATCTCGAGGGCAACGACCAGCACCGCGGCTGGTTCCAGTCGTCGCTTCTGACGGCGGTCGCGACGCGGGGCGAGGCGCCCTACAAGGCGGTTCTGACCCACGGCATGGTGGTCGACGGCGAGGGCAGGAAGATGTCGAAGTCGCTCGGCAACGGCATCGACCCGATGGATGTGGTCAAGCAGAGCGGCGCCGACATTCTGCGCCTGTGGGTCTCCTCGGCCGACTACACGGGCGAGGTGCGCCTGTCCAAAGAGATTTTAAAGCAGCTCTCGGAGATCTACCGCAAGATCCGAAATACCGCGCGCTACATTCTCGGCAACCTCACCGGCTTTGATGTGAAAGCCGATATGGTCGCGCCCGCGGATATGGAGGAGATCGACCGCTGGGCCCTGTCGAAGCTCGACGAGCTCATCGCAAAGGTCACGGCGGCCTACGACAGCTTTGAGTTCTATCAGGTCTTCCATCTGGTTCACAACTTCTGCGTGGTGGACATGAGCAACTTCTACCTGGACGTCATCAAGGACCGCCTCTACTGCGAGGGGGCGCAGAGCCCTGAGCGCGCAAGCGCCCAGAGCGCCATGTTCCGCGTGCTCGACGCGCTGACGCGCATGATCGCGCCCATTCTCGCTTTCACCGCCGAGGAGATCTGGCACGCCATGCCCCACCTCGACGGGGAGGATACCGAGAGCGTCTTCTTCAACGGCTTCCCGAAGGCGGGCGAGGGCGCCGGCCTTGTGGACGGCGCCAAGTGGGAGCGCGTGCACGCGCTGCGCGACGACGTGAAAAAGGCGCTGGAGCTTGCGCGCAGCGAGAAGTTCATCGGCGCGGCGCTCGAGGGCAAGGTGGTGCTCCACGGCACGCCGGAGGCCATCGGCGAGATTCGCGCGATGGACGTGGATCTGGCGACCCTCTTCATCACCTCGGGCGTGGAGCTTGCCGACGACGGCCCCGGCAAGGGCTTTGCGGGCGAGAGCTTCGCGGGTGTGAGCGTGGAGGTTCTGAAAGCCGACGGCGAGAAGTGCGAGCGCTGCTGGCGGTATCTGCCGTCGGTGGGAAGCGTGGCGGAGCACCCGACGCTCTGCGAGCGCTGCGCCCACGTGGTCGGTAAACTGTAA
- the lspA gene encoding signal peptidase II, with protein sequence MTVIWIAIIAAGAALDRISKVLASHFLKSVNTVPIIENVFHLTYVENDGAAFSILRGQRWLLVVVTCIGIAAILYAILFGRIKSKTLLWALSLIAAGGIGNLIDRLFHHGRVIDYFDFRLINFPVFNVADVLVTAGAVLLFVYILFFFDKGEKPAQGGAADEA encoded by the coding sequence ATGACTGTGATCTGGATTGCCATCATCGCGGCGGGCGCAGCGCTCGACCGCATCTCAAAGGTGCTCGCAAGCCACTTTTTAAAGAGCGTGAACACCGTGCCGATCATAGAGAATGTCTTCCACCTGACCTATGTGGAAAACGACGGCGCGGCCTTTTCCATTCTGCGCGGGCAGAGGTGGCTGCTGGTCGTTGTGACCTGCATCGGCATCGCCGCGATTCTCTACGCGATCCTCTTCGGGAGAATCAAGTCGAAGACGCTGCTCTGGGCGCTGTCGCTGATTGCGGCGGGGGGCATCGGAAACCTGATCGACCGGCTGTTTCACCACGGGCGCGTCATCGACTACTTCGACTTTCGGCTGATCAACTTCCCTGTGTTCAATGTGGCCGACGTGCTCGTGACGGCGGGCGCGGTGCTGCTGTTTGTGTACATTCTGTTTTTCTTTGACAAGGGGGAGAAGCCCGCTCAGGGGGGAGCTGCCGATGAGGCATGA
- a CDS encoding RluA family pseudouridine synthase: MRHEIAAAAADEGERADRFLAGRIEELTRSAAAKLLEEGKVTTNGNIISKNYKIRPGDVLAVEIPEPELLAVTPQEIPLDIVYEDAELLVVNKPRGMVVHPAAGNYSGTLVNALMAHCRDSLSGINGVIRPGIVHRIDKDTSGLLIVAKTNAAHLSLAAQIKEHSFKREYEAVLIGSLRDDAGTVDRPIGRSERDRKKMAVTDKNSRPAVTHYEVIGRYPGYTHVRCRLETGRTHQIRVHMASIGHPVAGDEVYGPKRQGLPFAGQCLHARTIGFVHPASGEWMEFDSGLPEYFARFLTKLAQRGIK, from the coding sequence ATGAGGCATGAAATCGCAGCCGCGGCGGCCGATGAGGGCGAGAGGGCCGACCGCTTTCTCGCCGGCCGCATCGAGGAGCTGACCCGCTCGGCGGCGGCAAAGCTGCTCGAAGAGGGAAAAGTCACTACAAATGGTAATATCATATCAAAAAATTACAAAATAAGGCCGGGCGATGTGCTCGCAGTGGAGATTCCCGAGCCGGAGCTGCTCGCGGTGACGCCGCAGGAGATCCCGCTCGACATCGTCTACGAGGACGCAGAGCTGCTGGTTGTGAACAAGCCCCGCGGCATGGTGGTGCACCCGGCGGCGGGCAACTACTCGGGCACGCTCGTCAACGCCCTGATGGCCCACTGCCGGGACAGTCTCTCCGGCATCAACGGGGTCATCCGCCCGGGCATCGTGCACCGAATCGACAAGGACACGAGCGGTCTTCTCATTGTGGCGAAGACCAACGCCGCGCACCTGTCGCTCGCGGCGCAGATCAAAGAGCACAGCTTCAAGCGCGAGTACGAGGCGGTTCTCATCGGCTCGCTGCGCGACGACGCGGGCACGGTGGACCGCCCCATCGGCCGCAGCGAGCGCGACCGCAAGAAGATGGCCGTCACCGACAAAAACAGCCGCCCGGCCGTCACCCACTATGAGGTGATCGGGCGCTACCCGGGCTACACCCATGTGCGCTGCCGGCTCGAGACCGGGCGCACGCACCAGATTCGCGTGCACATGGCGAGCATCGGCCACCCGGTCGCGGGCGATGAGGTGTACGGGCCGAAGCGCCAGGGTCTGCCCTTTGCCGGGCAGTGTCTGCACGCGCGCACCATCGGCTTTGTGCACCCGGCGAGCGGCGAGTGGATGGAATTTGACAGCGGTCTGCCGGAATATTTTGCCCGGTTCTTGACAAAGCTTGCGCAGCGTGGTATAAAATAA
- the thiT gene encoding energy-coupled thiamine transporter ThiT, with the protein MQTTRISKARVIAECGIMLAIAYVLSMFKLWEMPQGGSVTFLSMLPVLLAGYRVGPKWGLVMGFAYSLLQLVFDFRGLGVSGTALALAVVFDYLIPFTALGLAGLFKKLKYGFPIGCGVMIFVRFLCHLVSGIAVWSVWAPEGMSPFMYSLAYNGSYMGIEFVATVVVAVVLTRIDSFNKYINQTL; encoded by the coding sequence ATGCAGACAACAAGAATCAGTAAGGCGAGAGTCATCGCGGAGTGCGGCATCATGCTCGCGATCGCGTATGTGCTCTCCATGTTCAAGCTGTGGGAGATGCCGCAGGGCGGCTCGGTCACGTTTCTGTCCATGCTGCCGGTGCTGCTCGCGGGGTACCGCGTGGGGCCGAAGTGGGGGCTTGTGATGGGCTTTGCCTACTCGCTGCTGCAGCTCGTATTCGACTTTCGCGGGCTCGGCGTGTCGGGAACGGCGCTCGCGCTGGCGGTGGTCTTTGACTACCTGATTCCCTTTACGGCGCTCGGCCTTGCGGGCCTGTTCAAAAAGCTCAAATACGGCTTCCCGATCGGCTGCGGTGTGATGATCTTCGTGCGCTTTCTCTGCCATCTGGTCTCGGGCATCGCCGTGTGGAGCGTGTGGGCGCCCGAGGGCATGAGCCCGTTTATGTATTCGCTGGCCTACAACGGCTCCTACATGGGGATTGAGTTTGTGGCCACCGTCGTGGTCGCCGTGGTGCTGACGAGGATTGATTCGTTCAACAAGTACATCAACCAGACTCTGTGA
- a CDS encoding Cof-type HAD-IIB family hydrolase produces MEPIFRGLLLVSDFDGTLAAHGSYISEKNDAAIRRFIELGGRFTISTGRAPGSICERIGQIPVNAPLLCSNGSTFFERDRGKVLWCHPIETGLIHRIVREVYEQFPGTAIEIFENDTLYLLRRNSYSDRHTEMETAVIVPCTPERLPQVITKVIFVDENAALQKVRAHLVRQGHEIEHVFTYVSYLELMKRGVDKGSGLREIAEYLGIEREKTAAVGDYYNDIPMLRQAALGAAVANALPEVREAADVVVCSNAEGAVAEVIAELERRVRSGLLG; encoded by the coding sequence TTGGAACCGATTTTTCGTGGCTTGCTTCTCGTGTCGGACTTTGACGGGACACTCGCCGCGCACGGAAGCTACATTTCAGAAAAAAACGACGCGGCGATTCGCCGCTTCATCGAGCTCGGCGGGCGCTTCACCATCAGCACGGGCCGCGCGCCCGGCTCGATCTGCGAGCGCATTGGGCAGATTCCCGTCAACGCCCCGCTGCTGTGCAGCAACGGCTCGACTTTCTTTGAGCGCGACCGGGGAAAGGTGCTCTGGTGTCACCCGATTGAGACCGGGCTGATTCACCGCATTGTCCGCGAGGTCTATGAGCAGTTTCCCGGCACCGCCATCGAGATCTTTGAAAACGACACGCTCTATCTGCTGCGGCGAAACAGCTACTCGGACCGCCACACCGAGATGGAGACCGCGGTGATCGTGCCCTGCACGCCCGAGCGGCTGCCGCAGGTGATCACGAAAGTCATTTTTGTCGATGAGAACGCGGCGCTTCAGAAAGTGCGCGCGCACCTTGTCAGGCAGGGCCACGAGATCGAGCATGTGTTCACCTATGTGAGCTATCTTGAGCTGATGAAGCGGGGCGTGGACAAGGGCTCGGGCCTGCGCGAAATCGCGGAGTATCTCGGAATCGAAAGGGAGAAGACCGCGGCGGTCGGAGACTACTACAACGACATTCCCATGCTCCGGCAGGCGGCGCTCGGCGCGGCGGTGGCAAACGCGCTGCCCGAGGTGCGCGAGGCGGCGGACGTCGTGGTCTGCAGCAACGCCGAGGGGGCGGTCGCCGAGGTGATCGCAGAGCTGGAACGGCGCGTCCGCAGCGGCCTTTTGGGCTGA
- a CDS encoding transketolase produces MDAMENKRLQATAAKVRLGAVEAVYSAKSGHPGGSLSIADILTYLYFKEMNIDPKNPKWEDRDRFVLSKGHTSPAYYSTLAHRGFFDVELLKTFRKPDSILQGHPDMKHIPGVDMTTGSLGLGLSAACGMALSGKLYNKDYRVYAAVGDGESQEGQIWEAAMFAAHYKLDNLCVVIDSNGLQIDGPVTEVMSPLPFDKKFEAFNWNVICIDGHNFDEIEAAYKAARACKGKPTAIIAKTVKGKGVSFMENNVGWHGAAPNDEQYKTAVEDLTAILKKAEV; encoded by the coding sequence ATGGATGCTATGGAAAACAAGCGTCTGCAAGCGACGGCCGCAAAGGTGAGACTGGGCGCCGTTGAGGCGGTCTACTCGGCCAAATCCGGCCATCCCGGCGGGTCTCTGTCCATTGCGGACATTCTGACCTACCTCTATTTCAAAGAGATGAACATCGACCCGAAAAACCCGAAGTGGGAGGATCGCGACCGCTTCGTGCTCTCCAAGGGGCACACGTCGCCGGCCTACTACTCGACGCTCGCCCACCGCGGCTTCTTTGACGTGGAGCTGCTTAAGACGTTCCGCAAGCCCGACAGCATCTTGCAGGGCCACCCGGACATGAAGCACATCCCCGGCGTCGACATGACCACGGGCTCGCTGGGTCTCGGCCTTTCGGCCGCCTGCGGCATGGCGCTCTCGGGCAAGCTCTACAACAAGGACTACCGCGTCTACGCGGCCGTCGGCGACGGCGAGAGCCAGGAGGGCCAGATCTGGGAGGCCGCCATGTTCGCCGCCCACTACAAGCTCGACAACCTCTGTGTCGTCATCGACTCGAACGGCCTTCAGATCGACGGGCCGGTCACCGAGGTCATGAGCCCGCTGCCCTTTGACAAGAAGTTTGAGGCGTTCAACTGGAACGTCATCTGCATCGACGGCCACAACTTCGACGAGATCGAGGCGGCCTACAAGGCGGCGCGCGCGTGCAAGGGCAAACCGACCGCCATCATCGCCAAGACCGTCAAGGGCAAGGGCGTCTCGTTCATGGAGAACAACGTCGGCTGGCACGGCGCGGCCCCGAACGACGAGCAGTACAAGACCGCGGTGGAAGATTTGACCGCGATTCTCAAGAAAGCGGAGGTGTGA
- a CDS encoding transketolase family protein, whose protein sequence is MADKIATREAYGAALAEFGADHDFIVMDADLAAATKTGVFKKAFPERFIDCGIAEGNMMSAAAGIASTGKTVFASTFAMFAAGRAFDAVRNSIGYPHLNVKIGATHAGISVGEDGATHQCNEDIALMRTIPGMTVINPADATEARACVKWAMENEGPVYMRFGRLAVPVLFDQDSYKFEVGKGIVLKDGKDVAIFATGLMVAEAIEAAESLKAESIDAAVINIHTIKPIDRELITEYAKKCGCIVTAEEHSVIGGLGGAVSEVVSETCPVPVLKVGVMDTFGKSGPAPKLLELFHLKAPDIAAMAKKAVALKK, encoded by the coding sequence ATGGCTGACAAGATTGCAACCAGAGAAGCTTACGGCGCGGCCCTTGCGGAGTTTGGCGCCGACCACGATTTCATCGTCATGGACGCCGACCTCGCTGCGGCGACCAAGACCGGCGTTTTCAAAAAGGCGTTCCCCGAGCGCTTCATCGACTGCGGCATCGCCGAGGGCAACATGATGTCGGCTGCGGCCGGCATCGCCTCGACCGGCAAGACCGTGTTTGCGAGCACCTTTGCGATGTTCGCCGCGGGCCGCGCGTTTGACGCGGTGAGAAACTCCATCGGCTACCCGCATCTCAACGTCAAGATCGGCGCGACCCACGCCGGTATCTCGGTCGGCGAGGACGGCGCGACCCACCAGTGCAACGAGGACATCGCGCTCATGCGCACCATTCCGGGCATGACGGTCATCAACCCCGCCGACGCCACCGAGGCGAGAGCCTGCGTCAAGTGGGCGATGGAGAACGAGGGTCCGGTCTACATGCGCTTCGGGCGCCTGGCCGTGCCGGTTCTGTTCGACCAGGACAGCTACAAGTTTGAAGTCGGCAAGGGCATTGTGCTCAAGGACGGCAAGGATGTCGCCATCTTCGCGACCGGTCTGATGGTCGCCGAGGCGATCGAGGCAGCGGAGTCGCTCAAGGCGGAGAGCATCGACGCCGCCGTCATCAACATTCACACCATCAAGCCCATCGACCGCGAGCTCATCACCGAGTACGCGAAAAAGTGCGGCTGCATCGTGACCGCTGAGGAGCACAGCGTCATCGGCGGTCTCGGCGGCGCGGTGAGCGAGGTCGTCAGCGAGACCTGCCCGGTGCCGGTTCTCAAAGTCGGCGTGATGGATACGTTCGGCAAGTCCGGCCCCGCGCCGAAGCTTCTGGAGCTGTTCCATCTCAAGGCGCCCGACATTGCGGCCATGGCGAAGAAAGCCGTCGCGCTCAAGAAGTAG
- a CDS encoding HAD family hydrolase — protein MGKVEKLAIFDIDGTLHVTAAMAIPAYQKVMPEFGFAPASDEAIISSFGDNSEEILRKLGISAPPDVIDAFNARMKIVDWEMMKERGQFYPGVMQTLARLKEAGIPMAVCSMCTENYRLQIYEKFGIGEYMSGYRTEEWGDDKIVVLKSLLDEFQPERAVMIGDRFFDLRAARANGIPTIGCLYGYAPDEVRDAEYTVESADELFDTIVRALS, from the coding sequence ATGGGAAAAGTGGAAAAGCTCGCCATCTTCGACATTGACGGCACGCTGCATGTGACGGCGGCCATGGCGATACCGGCCTACCAGAAAGTCATGCCCGAGTTCGGCTTTGCGCCCGCGAGCGACGAGGCGATCATCTCGTCGTTCGGCGACAACTCCGAGGAGATTTTGCGCAAGCTCGGCATCTCGGCCCCGCCCGACGTGATCGACGCGTTCAACGCGCGCATGAAGATCGTCGACTGGGAGATGATGAAAGAGCGCGGCCAGTTCTACCCCGGCGTGATGCAGACGCTCGCCCGGCTCAAAGAGGCGGGAATTCCCATGGCGGTCTGTTCGATGTGCACCGAGAACTACAGGCTTCAGATCTATGAGAAGTTCGGCATCGGCGAGTACATGAGCGGCTACCGCACCGAGGAGTGGGGCGACGACAAGATTGTCGTGCTCAAGAGTCTGCTCGACGAGTTTCAGCCCGAGCGGGCCGTCATGATCGGCGACCGGTTCTTCGATCTGCGCGCGGCGCGCGCAAACGGCATTCCGACCATCGGCTGCCTCTACGGCTACGCACCGGACGAGGTGCGCGACGCGGAGTACACGGTCGAGTCGGCCGACGAGCTCTTTGACACGATTGTCAGAGCGCTCAGCTAG
- a CDS encoding helix-turn-helix transcriptional regulator has protein sequence MKNRLEELRRARGLRQEELAEALSVTRQTIGSLENGRYNPSILLAMKIARYFNLPVEEIFIYEEET, from the coding sequence TTGAAAAATCGGCTGGAAGAGCTGCGCCGGGCGCGCGGTCTTCGCCAGGAGGAGCTGGCCGAGGCGCTCTCGGTCACACGGCAGACCATCGGCTCGCTGGAGAACGGGCGGTACAACCCGTCGATTCTGCTCGCGATGAAGATCGCGCGCTACTTCAATCTGCCGGTGGAGGAAATTTTTATCTATGAGGAGGAGACTTAA
- a CDS encoding DUF6442 family protein codes for MKKWKIPLLGLGMILACGVCMLGVFVVTGEAQKTLSGLLIGVGAGVFGACFANLVTALVQAKNPQYAKRVEIEKTDERNQRINTLAKAKAYDAMVTLFGLLMISFVLMGESMRAVLFMVGAYLLVTAIHIFYVSRFSKML; via the coding sequence ATGAAAAAGTGGAAGATTCCGCTGTTGGGGCTCGGTATGATTCTGGCCTGCGGCGTGTGTATGCTCGGGGTGTTCGTGGTGACGGGGGAGGCGCAGAAGACCCTCTCGGGGCTTCTCATCGGCGTGGGCGCGGGCGTATTCGGCGCGTGTTTTGCCAATTTGGTCACGGCGCTGGTTCAGGCGAAAAACCCCCAGTATGCAAAGCGGGTCGAAATTGAAAAGACCGATGAGCGCAACCAGCGCATCAACACGCTCGCCAAGGCCAAGGCCTACGACGCGATGGTGACCCTCTTCGGGCTTCTGATGATCAGCTTTGTGCTCATGGGCGAGAGCATGCGCGCGGTGCTTTTCATGGTGGGCGCCTATCTGCTGGTCACGGCGATTCACATTTTCTATGTGAGCCGGTTTTCCAAGATGCTATGA
- a CDS encoding DUF3788 domain-containing protein — MTAAQRPGDAPDFQQICERVRNPLFEKFCGELCGRYGAAPRIEYSRCSMEPGWNVKFRKAGRALCTLYPREGWFTAMVVIGRRELAEAEALLERSHSGLREIFERTREVNGQRWLMIDLEDDGELCCDALRLIEIKSRC, encoded by the coding sequence ATGACCGCGGCGCAGAGACCCGGTGACGCGCCGGATTTCCAGCAGATCTGCGAGCGTGTGAGAAACCCGCTCTTTGAGAAATTCTGCGGGGAGCTCTGCGGGCGCTACGGTGCCGCCCCGCGGATTGAATACAGCCGGTGCAGCATGGAGCCGGGGTGGAATGTCAAATTCAGAAAGGCGGGCCGGGCGCTGTGCACCCTCTACCCGCGCGAGGGCTGGTTTACGGCCATGGTGGTCATCGGCCGGCGCGAGCTGGCCGAGGCCGAAGCGCTGCTTGAGAGATCACACAGCGGGCTGCGCGAAATTTTTGAGCGAACCCGCGAGGTCAACGGACAGAGATGGCTCATGATTGACCTGGAGGACGACGGCGAGCTCTGCTGCGATGCGCTGCGGCTCATCGAGATCAAAAGCCGCTGCTGA
- a CDS encoding flavodoxin family protein, producing the protein MRICVLFGSPRRAGHTARLLDAVLGQYPRAEVDRFDAYDMAVSPCIGCGACDKTGACFRRDDMDGLTAALEAADLILVAYPIYFNSIPAPLKAVIDRMQPRFTQTYGRGRRVEKRKKIYFLITAGSAVAEAETAANLLTLKFVANLWEARQMGCRVLANTDQGMPQELEALAREVAAEIAQPL; encoded by the coding sequence ATGAGAATCTGTGTTCTCTTCGGCTCGCCGCGGCGGGCGGGCCACACGGCGCGGCTGCTCGACGCGGTGCTCGGGCAGTATCCGCGCGCCGAAGTCGACCGGTTTGACGCCTATGACATGGCGGTGTCGCCCTGCATCGGGTGCGGCGCGTGTGACAAAACGGGCGCGTGCTTTCGGCGCGACGACATGGACGGCCTGACGGCGGCGCTCGAGGCGGCCGATCTGATTCTGGTGGCCTATCCGATTTATTTCAACTCGATTCCGGCCCCGCTCAAGGCGGTCATCGACCGCATGCAGCCGCGCTTCACACAGACCTACGGCCGCGGGCGCAGAGTGGAAAAGAGGAAGAAGATCTATTTTCTCATCACGGCGGGCAGCGCCGTCGCCGAAGCGGAGACCGCCGCGAATCTTCTGACGCTGAAGTTTGTCGCGAATCTCTGGGAGGCCCGGCAGATGGGCTGCCGGGTTCTGGCCAACACCGATCAGGGCATGCCGCAGGAGCTTGAAGCGCTCGCCCGGGAAGTGGCCGCGGAGATCGCGCAGCCCCTGTGA